CCTCTCTTCTCGAGAAACCAACCGTATATTTATACAATAAAAATTATATAACATCAACATAACGATGCTATATCTTTGACTTGCTTCACGATTTATACCAAAATAATAAGTGCCAAGATATTGCATTTTGGCGTACATTTACAGATCTTTCCGGTTAGTTTTGTGTCGGGCAACAAGCCTATAAGACAATTATGCTCTTATTGCCCAACACAAACCGTAGGAGGTGGGTACGTGAGCGATTCTTTGTTCACGAGTGATGTGTGGTCTCGGCGACGAGGCTTCCGCGAGGTTGACGTCCTCGATCATCGGCTGTTCATGTTCCTGGTCAGCTTCTGGACCATGGCCGGTGTGTTCTTCAGCCTCGGCTTCAGCATGATCAGCTACAACTGGGACATCTCGGGCTGGGACGTGTTGTTCCTGCTCGTGCCGGTCCTGGTGGTGGCTTTCTATGGCTGTAGCGTGTCTGCCCGCAGCACCTCGGTCCCCGAGTCGCTGTTCGGCTTCGCGCTGATAGCCGGTGCCCTCGGTCTGTTGCTCGGCCCCTCGCTGAGCGAATACCAGGCCGCGGCCATCCTGAAGGCCTTCATCCTGACCACTGGCATGGTCCTGATCCTGGGCACCATCGGTGCTCTGATCCCCGAGGATCTGTCCAGCTGGGGGCGTCCGCTCATGGGTGCCTTGCTGTTGCTCATCGGTGCTCTGCTGCTGTCACCTCTTCTGACTGCCTTCGGCATTCCGATCGAGACCAGCATGTCCGTCCTGGACTGGGCAGGCATCATCATCTTCGGCGCCTTCGTGCTGTACGACCTCAACCGTGCGGCTCGACTGCCACGCACTGCCAAGAACGCCATCGATGCTGCCATCGGCATCTACCTGGACTGGTTCAACATCTTCGTCCGAGTTCTCGGACTGGGTGGTCGGGACTAGTCCACCGGAAGATCAACCCAAAGGGTGCCCGTTGGCACGTCCCACTCGGGCACCCTTTGGATCTTTCATTTATTAGCATTTTATAGTGGTTATGTTTAACTGATAGCATGGCAAATTACAAAGGACATATTGCCGGTGGCTTAGGGGCTGGCATGGTCTACGTGCTAGGTCTGGGGCTTCTGCCCGGTGACCTCCTGGAAAAGACGGGGGGCGTATTGAGTGATTGGCAGCTAGTAGCCGGACTGTTTGTGCTGGCTATGTTGTTTGGTTTGTGGCCAGATATCGACACCAACTCTAAGGGGCAGGACATCTTTTTTGGTGCTGCCTTTGTACTAGATGTATTACTGATAGCCTATGGATACCTAGAGGCTGCGGCCTATTTTGGTTTGATCTGCATGTTTCCGGTACTCAGCAAGCACCGAGGATGGACTCACGGCAAGATCGCTATGGTGCTGGTACCGCTGCCTATTGTGCTGGTGCCGTATCTGAATAAGTCCACGCTGCTTGCGACATACTTGATATTTTATGGAGCAGCGCTGGCGGGATATTTCAGCCATTTACTACTAGATGGATTGATTGTACCCTGGATTCGCGTCAAGGGTGGACGCACCAGGTATTAGAATTTAGCTTGAAAAATATCAACAGATCGTAATTTGGCATGTACACTATATGTATGGCCTTCGAAGTTGAAAGACCGCCAGAATACATACCCCACCCCTATACGGGCTTGGATATCGGGGAGATCGTGTGTCAGGCAGTGGCGGCCTCGGAGGGAAACAAGGCACAGATTGCCGAAGCTCAGAACGGTGTGGTTTATAACTTGCGCAGCTGGCCCATTACGGCACCGGCTGAAGGGGAAGAAGACCGAACTTTGCGAATGATGTGGGATCGGGACGAATGGGAGCCGGGAATTGCGACCAAAGAGGTCTTGCAGCGTCCTATCGGGGTACATATTCAAGATATCACCTACCTTGGGTCTCGGCTGGGCTTGCCGTGGACACGGCACTCAGTGGTGGTGCACAACCCGAGTGGGCCCAGCTATGGGCTCCAGACAGAATTTCTGTTTGATACGCTGCGGCGGCCTGATTTTGCGGTAGCTTTGCCGTTTTATTTCGAAGAAGACACAACCGAAGGCATGCTGCGGCCAGTGGTCAGCTGGGCCTTTATGCGAGCTTGTGGTATCAACGTTGCTGACCGGGATGCGACCGATCTGTACACGGCTGCTGCTGTGTCGCCTCTGACGCAAGAAGATTGCGGACGGCTATCCGACGATTTGTTTATAGCCAGTACTGGCAATCCAACCTCTCACTGAAAGGCAGATGTCTGAAAATCTGGCTGGAGGTCAGCCACACATAAAAAGTGATCTGTTTGGGTGGGAATTACCCGTGCGTGTATGGGCAGCCACTCGGGGGTGCACATAATATGATCTGGCCTGAGTCCTTTGGGGTCGGTGGGGACTTGGGCTGGCAATACATCCTGTAGAGAAAACTGGCTCATAAACTTGGGGAACGGGATGGTAGGGTGTGCGGCATACAGGTCGGCCGTAAAGACAAACGGTGCCTCGAGTTGCTTCACAAGAAACTCGTCAATGGTATGACCGAACTCAAGTCCTAGCCCTTCGCT
This Verrucomicrobiia bacterium DNA region includes the following protein-coding sequences:
- a CDS encoding Bax inhibitor-1 family protein; translated protein: MTCFTIYTKIISAKILHFGVHLQIFPVSFVSGNKPIRQLCSYCPTQTVGGGYVSDSLFTSDVWSRRRGFREVDVLDHRLFMFLVSFWTMAGVFFSLGFSMISYNWDISGWDVLFLLVPVLVVAFYGCSVSARSTSVPESLFGFALIAGALGLLLGPSLSEYQAAAILKAFILTTGMVLILGTIGALIPEDLSSWGRPLMGALLLLIGALLLSPLLTAFGIPIETSMSVLDWAGIIIFGAFVLYDLNRAARLPRTAKNAIDAAIGIYLDWFNIFVRVLGLGGRD
- a CDS encoding metal-dependent hydrolase, encoding MANYKGHIAGGLGAGMVYVLGLGLLPGDLLEKTGGVLSDWQLVAGLFVLAMLFGLWPDIDTNSKGQDIFFGAAFVLDVLLIAYGYLEAAAYFGLICMFPVLSKHRGWTHGKIAMVLVPLPIVLVPYLNKSTLLATYLIFYGAALAGYFSHLLLDGLIVPWIRVKGGRTRY